A portion of the Pseudomonadota bacterium genome contains these proteins:
- a CDS encoding arsenate reductase ArsC — protein MKNIKRILFLCTGNACRSQMAEGWARRLFGDSVEPYSAGIVAAGLDPRAVKVMAEAGMDISGHRSKTLDELGDISFDLVVTLCDRARESCPVFPGGVKKIHRSFDDPPTFAQGAQGEEEALSHYRRVRDEIRAFLQGFKV, from the coding sequence ATGAAGAATATCAAAAGAATACTGTTTCTCTGCACCGGGAACGCCTGCCGCAGCCAGATGGCCGAGGGCTGGGCGCGGCGCCTCTTCGGCGATTCGGTCGAGCCGTATTCGGCGGGGATAGTTGCTGCAGGGCTCGACCCGCGCGCCGTCAAGGTCATGGCCGAGGCGGGCATGGACATCTCGGGACATCGTTCGAAGACGCTCGATGAGCTCGGAGATATTTCGTTTGACCTCGTCGTCACTCTCTGCGACCGGGCGCGCGAGTCCTGTCCGGTCTTTCCTGGAGGCGTAAAAAAAATACACCGCTCTTTCGACGATCCCCCGACGTTTGCCCAAGGCGCGCAGGGCGAGGAGGAGGCGTTGTCGCATTACCGCCGGGTGCGGGACGAGATCAGGGCGTTCTTACAGGGGTTCAAAGTTTGA
- a CDS encoding peptide chain release factor 3, protein MEETRTIREIERRKTFAIISHPDAGKTTVTEKLLLFGNAIQMAGTVKARRAEQFATSDWMEIEKQRGISVTSSVMQFSYAGREINLLDTPGHADFSEDTYRVLTAVDSALMVIDSAKGIESQTRKLFQVCRDRRMPIMTLMNKMDREGRDPFELIDELESLLHLRCAVMTWPIGQGRDFKGVYDLVHGRIRLFMPGMKLRVDDEAIECIDELESPRLAEAVGEGHIAKLREDLELIEGAGHGFDREGYMSGRLSPVFFGSAINNFGIRELLDAFTEFAPSPLPRPAEERTVDPHETAFTGLVFKIQANMDPRHRDRVAFLRICSGEFVQGMSAYHVRSAREFRIKNALQFMSQRRSNVDRAYAGDIIGIHDRGTLMIGDSITAGERLTFTGIPRFSPDRFSLVTLKNPIKVKQLNKGLEQLAEEGSSQLFRRRHNSDTIIGVVGQLQFEVVKFRLLHEYGAEALFHPMPYTYSRWYRSANRKKQEEFESYYRAHIVHDVRDYPMMLFKNEWELGYIQEKHPDISFHSSLMNYEQDAAEA, encoded by the coding sequence ATGGAAGAGACCCGGACCATAAGGGAGATAGAGCGCCGAAAGACCTTCGCCATCATCTCCCACCCCGACGCCGGCAAGACCACGGTGACCGAGAAGCTCCTGCTCTTCGGCAACGCCATCCAGATGGCCGGGACCGTCAAGGCGAGGAGGGCGGAGCAGTTCGCCACGTCCGACTGGATGGAGATCGAGAAGCAGCGCGGCATCTCGGTCACCTCCTCGGTCATGCAGTTCTCCTACGCGGGCCGCGAGATCAACCTGCTGGACACGCCGGGGCACGCCGACTTCAGCGAGGACACCTACCGCGTGCTGACCGCGGTCGACAGCGCGCTCATGGTCATAGACTCGGCGAAGGGCATCGAGAGCCAGACCAGGAAGCTCTTTCAGGTCTGCCGCGACCGCCGCATGCCGATCATGACCCTCATGAACAAGATGGACCGCGAGGGGCGCGATCCGTTCGAGCTCATCGACGAGCTGGAAAGCCTCCTCCACCTCAGGTGCGCGGTGATGACCTGGCCCATCGGCCAGGGGCGCGATTTCAAGGGGGTCTACGATCTCGTCCACGGCCGCATAAGGCTCTTCATGCCCGGCATGAAGCTGCGCGTCGACGACGAGGCGATCGAGTGCATAGACGAGCTGGAGAGCCCGAGGCTGGCGGAGGCCGTGGGGGAGGGGCACATCGCGAAGCTCAGGGAGGATCTGGAGCTGATCGAAGGGGCCGGCCACGGATTCGACCGCGAGGGCTACATGTCCGGGAGGCTCTCGCCCGTATTCTTCGGCTCGGCGATAAATAACTTCGGCATCCGGGAGCTCCTCGACGCATTTACAGAGTTCGCGCCATCCCCCCTGCCGCGCCCGGCCGAGGAGAGGACGGTCGATCCGCACGAGACCGCCTTCACCGGGCTCGTGTTCAAGATACAGGCCAACATGGATCCCAGGCACCGCGACCGCGTGGCGTTCCTCAGGATATGCTCGGGCGAATTCGTGCAGGGGATGAGCGCCTATCACGTCCGCTCGGCGAGGGAGTTCCGGATAAAGAACGCGCTCCAGTTCATGTCGCAGAGGCGCAGCAACGTCGACCGCGCCTACGCCGGGGACATCATAGGCATCCACGACCGCGGGACCCTGATGATAGGCGACTCGATAACGGCCGGCGAGAGGCTCACCTTCACCGGCATACCGCGTTTCTCCCCCGACCGCTTCAGCCTCGTCACGCTCAAGAATCCGATCAAGGTCAAGCAGCTCAACAAGGGGCTCGAGCAGCTCGCCGAGGAGGGGAGCTCCCAGCTCTTCCGTCGCAGGCACAACTCCGACACGATCATCGGGGTGGTGGGGCAGCTCCAGTTCGAGGTGGTGAAGTTCAGGCTGCTCCACGAGTACGGCGCCGAGGCCCTCTTTCACCCGATGCCCTACACCTACTCGCGCTGGTACCGGTCCGCAAACAGGAAGAAGCAGGAGGAGTTCGAGAGCTACTACCGCGCGCACATCGTCCACGACGTTAGGGACTATCCGATGATGCTCTTCAAGAACGAGTGGGAGCTGGGCTACATACAGGAAAAACACCCCGACATATCTTTCCACTCGAGCCTCATGAACTACGAGCAGGACGCGGCGGAGGCGTGA